One Bacteroidales bacterium genomic region harbors:
- a CDS encoding peptidoglycan bridge formation glycyltransferase FemA/FemB family protein, protein MIQFKIVKYRLDKSWDNFVLQHSRGNAFQTNLMFDLYHQANDFTPYYCLAINTQNKRIIAGFLFVIQKTPYPIIGKWLKRSLIIGGPLLPQKGSKIFSGLMKTYTSFVKRRAIYSEIRNIHNWSYFTDEFRECGFKYEPHLNYFVPLKNDELEPKLSKSKIRQVKKGFERGAVIIDNPTIEQVKDFYQILRNLYNKRIKKPLPSWSFFKAFYEFHVKENVGKYLLVSYHNKIIGGIMLPLYNGKTVYEWYVAGNDKEFKKLYPSVLATWTGLHFAKENKYSSFDFMGAGFPNIPYGVREFKSKFGGQLVNYGRFRKIHYKSIYYLAQLFLSFRKKK, encoded by the coding sequence ATGATACAATTTAAAATTGTAAAATATCGTCTTGATAAAAGCTGGGATAATTTTGTTCTGCAGCATAGTCGTGGAAATGCATTCCAAACAAATTTAATGTTTGATTTATACCACCAAGCAAATGATTTTACTCCCTACTATTGCTTGGCTATAAATACACAGAATAAAAGAATAATTGCAGGGTTTTTATTTGTCATTCAAAAAACACCCTATCCTATTATTGGTAAATGGTTAAAACGCAGTTTAATCATTGGCGGACCTTTATTGCCTCAAAAGGGATCGAAAATATTTAGTGGCTTAATGAAAACCTATACCTCTTTTGTAAAAAGAAGAGCTATTTATTCGGAAATCAGAAATATTCACAACTGGAGCTATTTTACAGATGAGTTTAGAGAGTGTGGTTTTAAATATGAACCTCACCTTAATTATTTTGTTCCATTAAAAAATGACGAATTAGAGCCTAAATTATCTAAGAGTAAAATCAGACAAGTTAAAAAGGGTTTTGAACGAGGAGCAGTAATTATTGATAACCCAACAATAGAACAAGTTAAAGATTTCTATCAAATACTAAGAAATCTTTACAATAAAAGAATAAAGAAACCGCTTCCATCTTGGTCGTTTTTCAAAGCTTTTTATGAATTTCACGTTAAAGAAAATGTTGGAAAATATCTTTTAGTCAGTTATCACAACAAAATTATTGGAGGTATAATGCTTCCACTTTATAACGGAAAAACTGTTTATGAATGGTATGTCGCAGGTAACGACAAAGAGTTTAAAAAACTTTATCCTTCAGTTTTAGCTACTTGGACAGGTTTGCATTTTGCCAAAGAGAATAAATATTCGAGTTTTGATTTTATGGGAGCCGGATTCCCAAATATACCTTATGGAGTTCGCGAATTCAAATCTAAATTCGGTGGACAGTTAGTAAACTATGGTCGCTTCCGAAAGATTCATTACAAAAGCATTTATTATCTTGCACAGCTATTTCTTTCTTTTCGTAAAAAGAAGTAG
- a CDS encoding VanZ family protein — protein sequence MIKSLYQNKTLLKTIFCLWLIFIAIVSSLPNIPTQEINIWDEPFRLDYLEHFGVFAILFGLFVLWKSDKNGFFSVKKYYLFILGLLLFAVIDEIHQLWISGRSYNPLDLIYNLLGSISGMYFTKFSLRKIIKKIMLTDDTI from the coding sequence ATGATAAAATCATTGTATCAAAACAAAACGCTGCTGAAAACCATTTTCTGCCTTTGGTTAATATTTATTGCTATTGTCTCTTCATTACCCAATATTCCAACACAAGAAATTAACATATGGGATGAGCCTTTTCGTTTAGATTATTTAGAGCATTTTGGAGTGTTTGCAATATTATTCGGACTATTTGTTTTGTGGAAATCAGACAAAAACGGTTTCTTTTCCGTAAAAAAATATTACTTATTTATTCTCGGTTTACTTTTGTTTGCTGTTATTGATGAAATTCATCAATTGTGGATTTCCGGAAGATCATATAATCCACTCGATTTAATATATAATTTATTAGGCTCTATTTCAGGGATGTATTTTACCAAATTTAGTCTCAGAAAGATAATAAAAAAGATAATGCTAACTGATGATACAATTTAA